A portion of the Cryptomeria japonica chromosome 5, Sugi_1.0, whole genome shotgun sequence genome contains these proteins:
- the LOC131066226 gene encoding cullin-1, with the protein MTTTSIDLSELKNLLEALKDGPISGNQHMDAYATVYNLCNLKCTEHNYSDELYNLYKTSINDYILSMVLPAVRQKHGEVMLRELDNRWKKYKAVVERLSHFFAYLDRFYVTNNSVPTLGDVGLQSFLDLVYCEIKINARDAMIALIEREREGEQIDRSLLKNVVDIFVEVGMGEMDCYLNDFEAPMLEDSGAYYSQKAASWIIEDSCPEYLLKVEETLQLEKHRAFHFLHSSREKHLLDKVQNELLARYEKQILEKDSGLWALLRDNKKDDLSRMFNLFNKVDKGLDPIANTFKQFVIVKGTELIKQAEDAKKEEKRDSSGAPKQEFVRRVIEMHDKYEHYVLECFQNHKLFQKALQEAFETFCNKGPAKYLTAESLSAFSDNLLKKGSTEKLSDDEIDLALENVVKILEHVENKDVFAEFYRKKFARRLLVDKCPNDCNERSMLAKLKEQNGAQFTSKMEGMITDFFLSKENQNKFVAHLNREDIHVGLDLNVTVLTTWCWPTYKSPNINLPIDLEKCIGIFKQFYSKETANRILTWMYSLGTCTVEGRFNDRIIELVLSTSQAALLMLFNEFEKLSFGEIKSQLNLEDDDANRVLHSLACANYKVLIKYPNTQKIEPTDYFEFNSRFADNLKSRRIKIPFPQNSDEKKKVIDDVEQTRKHLIDCKIVKIMKKHKLLSYQELQSKCVEELKKEFKPDFRAIKRRIEDLISKDYLERDKDDQNKFKYLA; encoded by the exons ATGACGACCACCTCTATTGACTTGAGTGAACTAAAAAACCTGCTGGAGGCACTTAAAGATGGCCCTATAAGTGGAAACCAACATATGGATGCTTATGC AACTGTCTACAATTTGTGCAATTTGAAGTGCACAGAACACAACTACTCAGATGAACTCTATAATCTATACAAAACATCAATCAATGATTACATACTTTCAATG GTTTTACCTGCTGTAAGGCAGAAGCACGGTGAGGTCATGTTGAGAGAACTTGATAACCGTTGGAAAAAATACAAGGCTGTTGTGGAAAGGCTCTCTCACTTCTTTGCTTATTTGGATCGTTTCTACGTTACAAACAATTCTGTTCCTACACTCGGAGATGTTGGACTTCAGAGTTTTTTGGATTTG GTTTATTGTGAAATAAAGATTAATGCAAGGGATGCAATGATTGCTCTG ATTGAAAGAGAGCGTGAGGGAGAGCAAATCGACCGATCTTTATTGAAAAATGTTGTGGACATATTTGTGGAGGTCGGAATGGGTGAGATGGATTGCTATTTGAATGATTTTGAAGCACCAATGTTGGAAGATTCTGGAGCTTACTACTCTCAAAAGGCTGCATCATGGATTATAGAGGATTCCTGTCCAGAATATTTATTGAAG GTTGAAGAAACTTTGCAACTTGAGAAGCATAGAGCTTTCCATTTTCTGCATTCCAGCAGAGAGAAGCACTTGTTAGAT AAAGTACAAAATGAATTACTGGCTCGTTATGAGAAACAAATTCTGGAAAAGGATTCAGGTCTCTGGGCCTTGCTTAGGGACAACAAG AAAGATGATCTTTCAAGGATGTTTAACCTATTCAATAAAGTAGACAAAGGCTTGGATCCAATTGCAAATACTTTTAAACAG TTTGTGATTGTCAAAGGAACAGAACTAATTAAACAGGCAGAAGATGCTAAGAAA GAAGAAAAAAGGGATAGCAGTGGAGCTCCAAAGCAG GAATTCGTACGGAGGGTTATTGAAATGCATGACAAGTACGAGCATTATGTCTTGGAGTGTTTTCAGAACCATAAGCTTTTTCAAAAG GCTCTACAGGAAGCATTTGAAACCTTCTGCAACAAAGGACCTGCAAAATACTTGACTGCAGAATCGCTCTCTGCATTTTCTGATAACTTACTAAAGAAGGGCAGTACTGAGAAATTaagtgatgatgagattgatcttgcTCTTGAAAAC GTGGTGAAAATCCTTGAACACGTTGAAAATAAAGACGTATTTGCAGAGTTCTACAG GAAAAAATTTGCTCGTAGATTGCTCGTTGATAAATGTCCAAACGATTGTAATGAACGAAGCATGTTGGCAAAATTAAAGGAGCAAAATGGGGCACAATTTACATCAAAGATGGAGGGCATG ATTACGGACTTCTTTCTATCGAAGGAGAACCAAAATAAATTTGTTGCACATCTTAACAGAGAAGACATTCATGTTGGATTAGATTTGAATGTTACTGTCCTTACTACTTGGTGTTGGCCAACCTACAAGTCCCCTAATATCAATCTGCCCATTGATCTG GAAAAATGTATAGGTATATTCAAACAATTCTATTCCAAGGAAACTGCGAATCGCATACTTACATGGATGTATTCTCTAGGGACCTGCACTGTAGAAGGCAGGTTTAATGACAGGATAATAGAGCTGGTATTATCAACTTCTCAG GCCGCTTTATTAATGTTGTTCAATGAATTTGAAAAACTTAGTTTTGGTGAAATCAAATCTCAATTGAATTTGGAAGATGATGATGCAAACAGAGTGTTACATTCACTTGCATGTGCCAACTACAAAGTTCTTATCAAGTACCCAAACACACAAAAAATAGAACCTACTGATTATTTTGAGTTCAATTCAAGATTTGCAGACAACCTTAaaagtagaagaataaag ATTCCATTTCCCCAAAACAGTGATGAGAAGAAGAAAGTGATTGACGACGTGGAACAAACAAGAAAGCATTTGATAGATTGCAAAATTGTTAAAATCATGAAGAAGCATAAATTATTGTCTTATCAGGAGCTACAGAGCAAGTGTGTTGAGGAACTCAAAAAGGAATTCAAG CCGGATTTTAGAGCAATAAAGAGGAGGATAGAGGACCTGATTAGTAAGGATTACCTGGAACGGGACAAAGATGATCAGAATAAGTTCAAATATTTGGCCTGA